The following proteins come from a genomic window of Amyelois transitella isolate CPQ chromosome 24, ilAmyTran1.1, whole genome shotgun sequence:
- the LOC106137575 gene encoding phospholipase A1, with protein sequence MSVSRKMLRSQVSPTLITFILVLGSPALVGTFAPPPDIGYPAGLIPECPGVLKNATISPKMAQLLQVIVHQSSIFGATRRSLPIPVAAKMVAADKSIDLKNKKTVLYAVGYLDSSMLPHSQALANTYLRRGYNVFVTETFSFLTYIYPKSVRLTRAIGKKLGEFLVKLSEQGMEAENLELVGLSLGAHIVGYAAKHFYAATGKKPSRITGLDPAGPCFRSLPSEYRLDSSDADKVDVVHTNIDGFGIAERLGHVDFYVNGGEFQPGDLSYVPCLVICSHVKSLLYWWQALEHPKMFIGVKCDSVQDARLANCYNNSEVNYLGAETRFSRPGIFYLGTNNGFPYYRGKDGLKPENEIYTSVIRSINSDDLFEVK encoded by the exons GAAAATGTTACGCAGTCAGGTGTCTCCAACTCTGATCACATTCATCCTGGTTTTGGGCAGTCCAGCGCTGGTCGGGACCTTCGCCCCTCCACCGGACATCGGGTATCCCGCGGGACTTATCCCTGAAT GTCCTGGAGTCCTCAAAAACGCCACCATAAGTCCCAAAATGGCGCAGCTGTTGCAAGTGATAGTGCACCAAAGTTCCATCTTTGGTGCCACCAGGCGGTCGCTGCCTATCCCCGTCGCTGCTAAGATGGTAGCCGCTGACAAGAGTATAG ATCTGAAGAACAAGAAGACGGTCCTCTATGCCGTGGGTTACCTGGACAGTTCCATGCTACCCCACAGCCAGGCTCTGGCCAACACTTACCTGAGGAGAGGGTACAACGTCTTCGTGACTGAGACCTTCAGTTTCCTCACTTACATTTATCCTAA GTCGGTCCGCCTCACCAGAGCTATAGGCAAAAAACTGGGCGAATTCCTCGTTAAACTATCAGAACAAGGAATGGAGGCTGAAAATCTAGAATTAGTCGGCCTAAGTCTTGGAGCCCACATAGTGGGTTACGCCGCTAAACATTTCTACGCTGCTACAGGAAAAAAACCGTCTAGAATTACTGGTTTAGACCCAGCCGGTCCATGCTTCAGATCACTCCCGTCTGAATACAGACTAGATTCATCTGACGCTGATAAAGTGGATGTTGtccatacaaatatagatgGTTTCGGTATAGCGGAACGCTTAGGTCATGTAGATTTTTATGTCAACGGCGGAGAGTTCCAACCTGGCGATCTTTCTTACGTTCCTTGCTTAGTTATTTGTAGTCACGTGAAGTCTCTTTTATATTGGTGGCAAGCGTTGGAACATCCGAAAATGTTTATCGGAGTGAAATGTGATTCGGTACAAGATGCGAGATTGGCTAACTGCTACAATAACAGCGAAGTCAATTATTTAGGCGCCGAAACTAGGTTTTCGAGACctggtattttttatttgggcACGAATAATGGGTTTCCTTATTACAGAGGGAAAGATGGTTTGAAACCTGAAAATGAGATTTATACATCTGTTATTAGGAGTATTAATTCGGATGATTTGtttgaagttaaataa